The genomic window gcggatgcGCCGCCCTGACAGCCAGGCACGTCGCCCGACGCaggacccccccccccctctacGGATCAGACAGGCACcaagagacggaggagacacgcgcgcagtTTTACATGCCGGGAGGCCCTGTAGGAGACCGCCAGCGAGCGGAAGCGCGAACCAAAGAGATCTTTCAACAGCACGTCGAGAAGCCGCGACAGTTTAGGGTTCCTAAGCCGTGTAATTATACAGGCAGAGATCCAGCCTgagccggcgaggcgaagcgcgcctaCCCGAGCGTGTGTTGCGGAAGTTTCCGAAGCGCGGCGTAGTCGAGGAAGCGATCGTCCAGCAGCGGCTTCTTCTCTAGAATGCGTCGCCCGTCCGGGTGCTCCCTGAAAAGGTGAACCGACAGCGTCGTACACATGCTGCAGATGCTGCACATGCTCATCTGCGCTCGCCTGTGCCGCCGCTTACGCAGGGgtcctgtctctgcggccgcgcgacgagTGCTTCCTGTAGGCACTCCGAGGCCCTCGTGCTTTCCAATCCTTCGTTTTCTATCTGGCGCGTGCTTTTTGCCCCGTTCGCTTCGAGCGGTCGGCCTgcgcttctgtctctcgAGATGTTCGCACCCCACTTGGCACGCAAATCCTCTGAACTTCGCATGTTCGGTCTCCATCCCCTCCTCTCGGTCGCCTCCCCCGTCCCTTCTCCCCTCGATCGCCGTTGCcacggcctcgctgccgttCCTCGCGCCCCTGTGAGCGATTCGCTgcaacagaaaaaaaagcttcgcgcgtctcttctccggCGCGGCCTACCACATCTGTCGGTGGAgtcgctccagcgcgccgtcgctggtTACTTCTGAGAGCGTTGCGACGTGCTCATCCTCTGTgggccgcgcgagggcgccgtaGGCGGCTTTCGCGGCGATTTCAGACTttcgcaggaggcgcagcgaggcgcgctgcaagtcgcgcagcagctgcgcgccgaaACCCGCCGCAGCTGACGCCAAGCCAGAGGGGgccgacgcagccgcagcggcagggacagcccgcgcggcctcaccATCGCGGTCTGTCCTgtcgagcgcgccgccgtcagaCGGCGGGAGAAACGAACGCTCAAAGTCCCAGAcgagccgcgaggaaggtgcagaagaaggaggcagtgcggcgcaggcaaaggccggggcgggaggcgaggaagaagaaggagagggggcagacggcggcgcaggcgtaGCCCCCCAGGcccgcgcaggaggagacagggggACGAGAGGGCTGTGAAAGAGCTCGAACTGTCGCTGGAAAGCCGCCTGACTTCGCTcagcgagacgcacgcgcgagcgcgtgaGCATCGCTCCCCGAAGAAGCACGCCTCCCTCCATGTTGCTGCGTGCGGAGGAAGAGCTCTTTGAAAACCCACAGCAGCACCCACGCACCacccgcggaggcaggcgcccgcgagacgATCCCTTCACGTCTCGCAGCcaaggcggcagccgcggacgTCCAGCGCCCAACTAGCCGCGTCTAAACCTCGGGGTTTTCACAGTACGGCCCCGAAATGGAAAGGCCTTTTCAGAGACTGGCGCCCTGCCCGAGGAGAAAAAGCGCCGGGGTtgggagggcggcgcggagactgcgcaAGGCCTGCGAGCGACCTGAGGAGGAGCGAAGCCTTGTTGCGAACCAGGCACAGAAAGATCGCGGAATGGAGCAGGAAAACAAATCAAGTCGAGTGCCTCGACTttgcctcgcgtgcgccgcggccgtgaGGCTTCCGCAGGAGGTCAAATCGGCAGCGATCGCCAGAAGAAGACACCGCcggagacagacgagagCCCGGAGCGCGTCGCCCAAGCTGTGGCTAGAGCCCGCTGaaacgccttcgcctgcctgACCTTTaaaacgaagagagacacgccgTGAGAGCCTGGAGGAgggaagagacgcgcaggggaGCCGCGGGAATGAAGGAAAATGCGAGGCGCCGAAAGCGCGAGCTGACAGGCTCGCGGGTCTGGTTGCCAGGGAAAGCCCCGTGCATGCAAACGCGGTGCTTCGCCTTTTAATCGTCCTCTCGTCGCTTGCAAAACGAACCCGCCTCTTCACAAGATagagagcggcggagcgACTCGCGCACACATGGAAGAGACACGGGCGAAGGATAGGCGAAACCGGATTTTTACAGAGAAAAACGTCAGGTGTGAGAAAAAAAGGACGACCATGTGCGCTCACGCCGCGCAAACAAGGTCAGCCGCTGCGGTCGGTGTTTATGTTTGAGCGCCAGCGGGCGGGCCCCCTGGAGGTCGCGGGTGTCCTCAGCGAGGAAAATTTCGTGTCTCCCTGCGGgttgcgcgtgcgcgcgttcCGTGCGCTTTTACGAGCAGCTGCGAAACCGCACACGACTCATCGGTTTCGGGTCTCCCCAAATATAATGGAACGTCTCGAATTCGCATTCCTGACTGGAATAAAGCGGCACAGACACACGAAGGGCCACGATCTGTTGGGCTACCGCAGATGGAGGAGCTCCCACACTGCACGTCAGCTTTTATCAAAGGCGGCGTATCCAGCGGCCAACCGCAGAGCTAAAATGTGCTTGTGCTACGGTCGAGGCGGATTGGCAGCAGCGGGGCGAGCAATTCCGTTGCGGGCGCACAGCTTGCCGCTGCCCACCACCCTCGTCAGCAAGAATCGGCCGccacgcatgcgtgtgctTAGTCACATGGAGaacgttttctttttctgagTGACTCTCGCTGCTTGTGTAAGGCGACCACCCCTCAGGTCGTGATACAAAAAGTATACAGCCATATAGGCATCAGGGACAAGTAGACCTGAACCCTCCTTCGCGAGACGTGCCTGTGTAAATGTATCGGGGACTCGGGCACCTCAGGAGAACCCGACACGCGGGGGTCGTGTTCTGTTGCTTAACTGCGAAGGTCGTGTTGGCGACACAGACTTTCCGGGACTCAGAGTGCGTAGTTGCGCTCAGTTCGTCCCCTAGGGAAATACGCCATGCCCCCAATTCTCTTGCTGTACCGCGGATGTGTTGGAGAGGGAGTGCACGCCCTCCACATATAAAACCTGACGTGCAGTGTGGGAGCTCTTCCATCTGCGATAGCTCGAGAACGGGTAAAGGGCGgaaccgcgcgccgctcaagAGCCGACATCTGTTCCGCAGACCTTGCCTCCTCTCCGGATGCCAGCGACGACCGCCGAAAGAATGCCTGTCGCCTGCAGCACCCGAGAATCGCATGAACGCACCCAACACAAAGCGTCACCGAAGGACTGAACAAGCCTCAGTCGGTAAAGCCTTATGTTGCACAGTGGTGtcaggcggcgagagcgagggagcACACTGGATTCCAGGAGAAATTGCAGAGTGCCAGCACTTCATAAGGAACTGAAAGGGTGGGGTCTCCTGCCACTCTCTCGGTTCACGCCGTGTCGACATCTCTTGCTGAAAACAGATGCTTATGCAACTGCGGAATGCCTGGGGGGATGAGGGAGGCAGAAACGAAAGCTTGCTATGCGCGGTGGCCACACAGACGGTTGAAAAACAACCGTTACTGTAAGAAGAACAGTCCGTATACTTCGCTGGGTGTCGACTGCCTTCCTTCCCTTCTCTGGCAGCAGTCAGAGCCCACGTCGGCACTGCAGAAACTGCGTGTCATTTTCCGGATGGCTCCCGTGATTCTGTTGCGCAGGTGCGTCGCGAAATAATCTACGCCATGCAAATTCATCTTGTCTCCAGCTACGCGGTCGTAGGTAAGCTAACAATCTTCAACCTGCAACTAGTAAAACGGGACTTTCCTGAGACATGGCGAACAGAGGCAGGCTACGATCGGACCAGTAAGCCAGCTGGCAGTACCTACGTTCCCGCTGGAAAAGTTGACTCCCTTACGAGGGGCGCTAGAAGGATATCCAAACGTGCCGTTACCAAGAGTTCTCACTCCGCACTCTTCAAGGGGGCTCCGGCTGATGTCGGACCCCCTTCACGCGTTACGGTAGACAGTCACGGACGTATTGAATgcacgccgcggctccgGGGGTGGCAGGCCTTTACGGTCGCACTGTGCCGACTGCTGTGAACAATCAGTAAGCGTGCCCACAGCAGCTCGGGTACTTCCAGACCCAGCCAGAGTGACTCCTCAGTCATGCGTCTCTACTTACTACTGGTTCATCAGCTAGACCCGCATACGACCGAGCGGAGGAGCTTACACCTTGTTCGATGGGGAGCGCGTGACGCTAGTATTCAGCCTGATTTCCTCGTATTTCCGGCATCCTCCACGCGATTTCATCGCTACAGTCCTCCGCTCCCAAGTTGATCGTAAGGAAGAGACACAGAATGTGGGTTTGGCATTCGAGTTCGAGACACTGGAAGGTGGtagccgcggagacgctcaGACAAACCTGCTGGCCCAAACGCGAGCTTGCTTCGGGCGGCTTCTGTGCAGTTCGCCTTCACAGGCCCTCGGCTCCTCACAGCGCCCTGTGTGCACTGCCACATTCGCATGATATAGTGTCTCACTTTTCCACCCTGCGTGCAATCACTATGTGGAGGTGTTACCGTGCCTGTTAGTCCATTTTGGGAGGGCTGCGGTCCCGGTACCTGCTCTGAAAGAACACAGTGCGCCTCGTACTAGACGCGGTCCCGCAGACAGATGGCGGGCCGTTGCAAATGAACCCGCTCGACTGGGTCCCTTAAATCACAGAGAGAAACACTATGGTTTGTGCCTACACAGGGGGACATAAAAATAAGGCTTCCaacaggcgcgccggcgttgAACAGACAGACCGTGGCAAATGACACTACTAACCCGAaccgcgtgcgcgtggaCCGTCTtctgaggcggcgacggcgcggatCGAAACGAAAAACCATCAACCCGTTCCAATCGTTGGCAGGGCGCGCTACGGCTTTCATATCGCCGTGGCCACACGTAGTATCGGTAtgcctttttttccttccCTTGTCGGTCCAATGTTTGTGACGGCTGTGGACGTCCCGGAATCCAAGGAGGCACTCGTGAGGGAGACAGCATTCGGTCCTTCATCTGCAGTATCTACAAACGGCGCTTCGGGTCAGAGAGCACCACCTCGTGGCTGTCACCAAGTACCTGCCTCTGTAATCGCTACCGGGGCGCCTTCGACGACACCACTGCATACGCAAATAGACGAGCTTATGAAGCAGTACGCGTTCCACCTGGCTATACTACGATGAGTGCGTAAGAAGCTTGACGCCTTGGCACAAACTGAGGTTTCGTGGAGGAAAGCCGGCATCGTAGCGGAGGGACACGCCTCGGAAAACGAGGTGACGCTTGTCGGGCGCTGTATCTCTAAACCGGTTAGTACTACTAGCTTCTTCTCCTGTTATTAGTACACTGTTTTGTGTCGATCGCGCACCGCTTATACTCCGCGTGCCGCTGGCTCCGCTTGTTGGAACGCACTAGTCTTCGTGAGCCTTACGGTACAGGTTACGGCCAATACCTATATCTTGCACAGCCCACTTTTTTCAAACTGTCAGGCTGTAGGTGATGAAATGTCAGGCCCGAGCTCATCCGGAGAGGCCAGACGATTTGCCTCCGCACACTCGAAGGTGACGTGGACTTCGACACAAGGGAACGGGGACAGGGCGAaaccggcggagacgctggcggTCGGCGTGGCTTGTAGATCGCCGATTCGAGTACCTGAATGCAACGACGTGGGATTCAACCCGACACGTCCATGAGCGACAGACGTGCTGTACGAGTACCTCTGAGCGCTACGCTTTTGACACGAGCGGGAATGCATACGAGAGACAGGCCACTGAGCCCTTCCATTTCAGCGTTTTCCGCAAGCGCAGGAGAGGATGAGTCTGCAGACATCGAAACCATTAACCGATGGGTTAATGTTTTGGCACGCAAAGTACATAGGAAGCAGATGACTAGGCGGCGAGCACTGAGGCGACCGGCGTCGATGCGGCAGCAACAACGAGATACAGAAAACAACTCTCACTGGCGCCTACCAGTACTCCAGACGTGGCTGCCAAGCTAAAGTATCATGAGACAACAACAAGAGATAAGGGGTGGCTTGCTGTAGAGCTCGCTTCGGATGATTACGAAGAAAAAGATGACACTCGCATGGTTCCACACTGAGGCAGAAGACTCAGCGGCAGAGGGCTGCTACGAAAGAATTTCTGAGGGCAGCCAACGCCTCAACTGCAAGGGCCGAGCGCAGTCGCTTGCTTTCGCCGGAAAGCCGCAGACCGGTTGAGGAACAGTCAACATACCTTCACCCGGGTACGTTTCTGTTGCTGAGTGGGCTCGCCACTTGCTCCCCCCCCGCGAGGGCAGAGGGTATGCGAGTGAAGGTGATGACATGGAGCGACATATAGATCACTCAGATACCACGAAGAGCTACATTTCAGATCAAGGACACGTCTGACAAGCAATGAGAAAGACAGTCTGCGGTAGTACATTCCGATTGATTTGAGAGACAGACGACACGCGTCTTTCTGTGTCGGCCTAGTGGCTGGCGTTACTGAACGCTACCTGTACGTCGTGCAGTTGCCGACGCGCCTTCCCCGTTCATCCAGTCACGCTCACCAACGCGGGAATCCACACTTGTGTGGCAGAACGCGCCGCTATCAGGAAGGGGTCTGCCGCCTTCAAAACGGCGGGGCGGCTTAGACACCTCCCCGGGTAGCGCGTTGATCGTTCAACTCGGAAGGTAGGTACCCGGACCGCTTTGCGTTGGCCGCCAAGGTGGAAATAGAATGTTGACtcccgaggaggcgctccagTCGGAGACCACCGAGTCGTACCTTGGGCCACCAGCTCCGTCTCGCGCACAGTGCATATGGCGGCGTGACGGGAGTGTGGAGGAAGGGACCGCGTTAGAGCTCCGCAGTAGCTTTGCCTCAGTCGTACCAGGATTACACTCGTGAGATACATCCTCACGCAAATAATCAACAAGCATTGAGTGCGCGACACAAGCGCGCTAGCTCACACAGCATAAGCTGGGAGTGTGTGCCACTCTGGCTGCTTTGCGAGTGCAGGTCGCCACGATGTGGCcagcttctccctctcttctcaaGCATCATCTGCAGGCACAGCGCACGCCTTGACGATACCGAGTACCCATATGTCTCCATCAGCAGCGAcgctgcttcgcggcttGGAGTGAGACGGAGAGGGGACGCAGCAGGGCCCTGCACCGCAGGCGGCCGAACTGAGGAAGGCTGGGCGAGGGGGATCGCGCCGAGATCCCTGTTACTCTCTTGTGCAACACTCTCACGTACTATCGCCTCGGACGTGGCCACGGACTGGGCACGTTGACGACCGAAAGCCGTGCCCTGATTGCGACGAATCCGGAAGTCCGGCGCTCTTGGGTCTGCCCTACCACACCGCGAACGCGCGCTTTCAGTGCATCCACGGCCAGCGCATTTTCGCCCGTAGGGTAACCGAGGAAGTGCGCCGGTGGGACGATCTCGCTGCCACTGTCCTCACAAATGAGGCCGGGTCACTCAACCCCGCTGCACGGGGGCCATGGGATTTAcccagcgccgctgccggttCTCCCTGTAACCCACGCGTTTTCTCCAACGTCTCACTTTGGGTTCGCCCCTGCTCCGACGATGGTAGGCCAGTTCACCATAGTGCCGGCCGGATTACCGACAACGGCATGGCCAGTTGTTTTTGTCGGTGCACCTACGTACCCACAGCGCACGTATCCAGACTGGACAACTGCAAACCGACACCAGCCTGTACCGTGGGAAAGTCGCCCTCAAAGCGACAGCGGAAAAACGGGAGAGTCACACGACTATGGAAGTCCACACTCGCGATGCGAGTAAGCAGAGTTGCGAACAACGGCCAGGCCAGACAAAGACTCATGTGGATATCATCGCTTATTGTATCAGACGTTGACTGTAATATTCGAGGGCTTGCCTTTCGCAGCCTAGGTGTCCCCGCGAAGCAAATGCCCTACGCCTGTTTAGACGTGTCCAATTTAGGCATCCTTTGCACTGCAAGCCGGAACAGACTGCGCGTAATTCGCTTCGGCGTCACCGAACATAGGTTTCAACAAAGACAAGTGCTCAATGGTCAGGGGTGGAATTTCATGGCTTTTAGGTTGCTGAGGCCGCACTCCGGGAAACCCGAACAAACTGTTGCTGTTCGCGCTCTCTTCAGCTGCATCTTTCAAGCAGCCTGAGGAACTGGGAACTACGGCTTGCGCACCAGTCGCGAAGGCTCATGCTGACGAGACTGGTACCTTCGTTCGCGGGAGATTGTACCCCGGTGTGTGGAAGTGCGAAGCTACACGCTGCCGAAACTAGCAGCGACCTCCGACCGACGATACAGCATATTCCACAGCGTATTTAGTGCCGAGTAAGTGTTCTTTGTGGACGGGTATAGTTCCActctgcagcaggaggaGCAGGTTTGCCTCGTATCATCAACAGTAGCGCTTGTGCTAGGTTCCAGTGCATAGCGTCACTTCTTGTGAATGCCATACGGCCGGGAGCTGTGGCGTGGTCACGTATGCCGACAAGTAGTTCTTCGTCACACTGCCGCTGCAGTCCGCGCTTCGAGTGTTGCCACCGGAGGAGACGTGTACATGCGTGCCACGTGGTGCCTGTCTCACCGCGATGTGAGAAATCATGCTTGTCTACGGTGGATCGGGTGCTCTGCCACTGACTCATTTAAACTGTGCGGAGTGCCATTTTCCAATGGACTCGACGTAATACAAGGCAGGCGCGAAGGGAGACGTGAAGAGTGGTTCCTCTAGCACGGAAAGTCGGTAGCACATGGCTTTTCCGTGCCCGCTCGCGTGGTTGGGTTGCGTGCGTGCGTATAAACATACCCGCAGCTGGGCCTGCGCATCTGTGGAGGCCTGTAGACGCGAGAGTACCAGAACTGCTACGCACAGCGGCGAGCACGTTAAGTGTTCACTTTGAGAAACCGCCAGGGATGGCCAGGGTTTCGTACAAGCGGTGAAGCATGTGGTTCACGTTAACGAAGGCCCACGAAACAGAAAGTCCTTTCCGAGTTCAGAGGCATGGAGAGGGCTCTGAGGGGGAAGGCAACGCGGGGGCAGCGGCTAAAAATAAGAGAATTTGTCGCTGATGGAACGTTTCACCTTCATGCGTCGACATGGTTTGTCCACACAGTGATCGGAGCAGGGATGTCCAGCCATGTTTCACGCCTTAGCGCTGGTGTCGCCGAATGCAATACACCCAGGGGGCAACCCAAAAGGGTGTCACCGAGGCCATGTGAGCCCCTCCGCAATCCTCCTCGCAGCCTAATAGCTACCGCACAGATAGCAGGCGGCGTTCCTGTATGACTTTTACTTCGTTAGCCAGACGCAGCATGTCACTTCTGGTAGGGACGCGGGTCAGACCCCAACGGGCCACGATGTGGAACATCTATAAACTGGCTGCCTCACGTGCCCCTGCCAGGGGAGCGCAGCAGGGCAGGGGATACGGAT from Besnoitia besnoiti strain Bb-Ger1 chromosome XIII, whole genome shotgun sequence includes these protein-coding regions:
- a CDS encoding coenzyme q (ubiquinone) biosynthesis protein coq4 protein (encoded by transcript BESB_029930), which codes for MEGGVLLRGAMLTRSRVRLAERSQAAFQRQFELFHSPLVPLSPPARAWGATPAPPSAPSPSSSSPPAPAFACAALPPSSAPSSRLVWDFERSFLPPSDGGALDRTDRDGEAARAVPAAAAASAPSGLASAAAGFGAQLLRDLQRASLRLLRKSEIAAKAAYGALARPTEDEHVATLSEVTSDGALERLHRQMWEHPDGRRILEKKPLLDDRFLDYAALRKLPQHTLGWAYMQFMDGNELHAGARQPVRFVDDPELSYVLTRYRQLHDFMHTIYGAGISVAAEVALKLIEFRQTGLPMTLFASVFGSLATPVLQLHVPAAATDGRVVGAALAGKMRRIQTGEEASTFSKVNASVHLVVEDAAAGLDGADRERETRTARGERVLYPRHALLTELLPWAWAAADAVKVPLHLVYVEEWLERPLDDLRRHCGVLLPPAHLAPHFAFKV